Proteins from one Triticum aestivum cultivar Chinese Spring chromosome 7A, IWGSC CS RefSeq v2.1, whole genome shotgun sequence genomic window:
- the LOC123147524 gene encoding pentatricopeptide repeat-containing protein At3g18110, chloroplastic encodes MTSSTPSLNPPSVCPTSASLTSRRPASPPPAPPLHLPSEDPSAPSTSGTSAVSVKPLDARAHRGRLKKLSKLALRRARDGREHVSGIADRLLARPWRRCSTTRGCPPTSSPTSCVSWTRPPGCALSTPSSDLLRAATGPGPPCRRLVLGVLGRARQDGLAEEVFLQFAREGTTVQVFNAMMDMYGRSGRFDDVQQLLDAMHGQGIEPDLASFNALINNSAKVWVFTPRREVRQAWLRPDVITYNTLINACSQGSILDDAVAVRCSKR; translated from the coding sequence ATGACTTCGAGTACCCCCTCCCTGAACCCTCCGTCCGTTTGCCCCACCTCCGCTTCCCTCACCTCCCGCCGCCCCGCTTCCCCACCGCCAGCGCCGCCCCTCCACCTCCCGTCGGAGGACCCATCTGCGCCCTCCACCTCCGGCACCTCGGCCGTCTCCGTCAAGCCGCTGGACGCGCGGGCCCACCGCGGGAGGCTGAAGAAGCTGAGCAAGCTCGCGCTGCGCCGGGCGCGGGACGGGCGGGAGCACGTCTCGGGAATAGCGGACCGCCTCCTGGCGCGCCCGTGGCGGAGGTGCTCGACGACGCGTGGGTGTCCCCCGACGAGCTCGCCTACGTCGTGCGTGTCGTGGACGCGGCCTCCTGGTTGCGCGCTCTCGACGCCTTCGAGTGACTTGTTGCGAGCGGCAACGGGCCCCGGGCCCCCATGTCGTCGCCTCGTTCTCGGGGTCCTCGGCCGCGCTCGCCAGGACGGGCTCGCAGAGGAGGTCTTCCTCCAGTTCGCTAGGGAGGGCACCACCGTGCAGGTGTTTAACGCCATGATGGACATGTACGGCCGCTCCGGCCGCTTCGACGATGTTCAGCAGCTGCTTGATGCAATGCACGGCCAGGGGATCGAGCCCGACCTGGCCAGCTTCAACGCTCTGATCAATAACAGCGCAAAAGTTTGGGTGTTTACCCCCCGGCGTGAAGTCCGGCAAGCTTGGCTCAGGCCGGACGTTATCACTTACAACACCCTGATCAATGCTTGCTCGCAAGGTTCCATTCTGGACGATGCAGTGGCGGTACGGTGTTCCAAGAGATGA